A window of Rhodospirillaceae bacterium genomic DNA:
GGCGATGGCGAGGCAGAAGGCTGCGCAGAGATGAAAAACCTGCTCGGCGGGAAGGGCGCAAACCTTGCTGAAATGAGTGCGATTGGTATTCCGGTTCCGCCTGGCTTCACGGTTACAACAGGTGTCTGCACCTACTTTTATGACAATGGCCGCGTGTATCCCGATGACCTCACTGAACAGGTTAATGCGGGCTTGGCCCGCATTGAAGCGACCATCGGTGCTAAATTTGGTGACCCGATTAATCCGCTTCTTGTGTCCGTCCGCTCGGGCGCGCGTGCTTCAATGCCGGGTATGATGGACACAGTCCTAAATCTAGGCTTGAACGATGAAACGGTTGAGGGATTGGCTAAGCACTCCGGCGATGCCCGTTTTGCCTATGACAGCTATCGTCGTTTTATCCAAATGTACTCAGATGTTGTCCTTGGTGTTGATCACTACACTTTTGAGGAGCTGCTGGACCTTGCCAAAGAGGATAAGGGTGTTCATCAAGACACAGATCTAACGGCAGACGATCTAAAAGACCTGGTGGCGCTGTATAAAGCCACTGTCGAAAAAGATAGCGGCAAGCCGTTTCCACAAGACCCCCACGATCAATTGTGGGGCGCTGTCGGCGCTGTGTTCGGAAGTTGGATGAACCAACGCGCCAACACGTATCGCGCACTTCATAATATTCCTGACGCCTGGGGCACGGCTGTTAACGTCCAGGCTATGGTGTTCGATAATATGAGCGATGATTGCGCCACCGGAGTTTGTTTCTCGCGCGATCCATCCGTTGGTGACAACGATTTTTACGGTGAATATCTGGTCAATGCGCAGGGCGAGGATGTCGTCGCTGGAATTCGTACACCTCAGCAAATCACCATTGCGGGCAAGCAGGCCCAGGACTCAGACTTGCCAGCCATGGAAGAAGCCATGCCTGAGATGTATCGGGAATTGGTTGCGCTGCGCGATAAGCTTGAGCGTCATTATCGCGATATGCAGGACATGGAATTCACCATCCAAAAGGGCAAGCTTTGGATGCTGCAAACACGTAATGGCAAACGCACGTCGAAGGCGTCTCTCAAAATTGCCGTCGATATGGCCAATGAAGGTCTGATCACGCGCCAAGAAGCCGTCGAACGCATAGACCCAGCCCAATTAGATCAACTGCTACATCCCACGCTGGACCCCAACGCGAAGCGCACGATTTTATCGCGAGGTTTACCGGCGTCACCAGGGGCGGCTTCGGGCAAAATCGTATTTACCGCTGAGGACGCTGAAGACTGGGTGCAAAAGGGCGAGAAGGTTATTTTGGTGCGCCGGGAAACCAGCCCAGAGGATATCGGTGGCATGCACGTCGCCGAGGGTATTCTCACCACTCGCGGTGGCATGACCAGTCATGCGGCCGTGGTGGCCCGTGGCATGGGAACGCCTTGCGTTTCTGGGGCCGGTGACATTCAGGTTGATGTCAAAGAAAAGTATCTTCGTGTGCGGGATGAAATCCTTCATGAGGGCGATATCATGACGTTGGATGGCTCTACCGGCGAAGTTTTCTTAGGCCGGGTTGCGACGATTGAGCCAGAAATGACCGGAGACTTTGGCACACTCATGGAATGGGTCGATGACATTCGGACTCTCAAAGTGCGGACCAATGCAGAGACCCCCAAAGATGCTGAAACAGCCCGTAAATTTGGGGCTGAAGGCATTGGCCTGTGCCGCACGGAACACATGTTCTTTGAGCAGGATCGCATCATCAGTGTGCGCCAGATGATTCTGGCGGCTGACGAAGGTGGCCGGGCGGCGGCGCTCAATCGGCTGTTACCCCATCAACGCGGCGATTTTGTCTCCCTGTTCAAGATCATGGGTGGTCTGCCGGTCACAATTCGCCTGCTTGATCCGCCCTTGCACGAATTTCTGCCGCACAGCGAAGCAGAGATTGCAGAAGTCGCTGCATCGTCTGGTGTGTCTGTCGAAACAGTGCATAACGCGCTCAACCGGTTGAGCGAATTGAACCCAATGTTGGGGCATCGCGGGTGCCGTTTAGGGGTTACCTATCCAGAGATCTATGCCATGCAGGCCCGCGCCATATTTGAGGCCGCCATAGAGGTTGCCAATAAAGGAACGAGTGTCTTACCGGAAATTATGATTCCACTTGTGAGCACCAAGCTGGAACTCGACCTGATGAAGACGGTTGTGGATGACGTTGCCGCAGATGTGTTTGAAAAAGCAGGTCAGTCGGTCGCCTATATGGTGGGGACAATGATCGAATTACCGCGTGCCGCACTCAAGGCTGGAGAAATTGCAGAAAGTGCTGAATTTTTCAGTTTTGGCACCAACGATCTCACGCAAACCACATTGGGGATGTCTCGGGACGACTGTGCGCCGGTGTTGGAGGTCTATATGGCGAAAGGGATTTATGAACGTGATCCGTTCGCCACGCTGGACCGTGAGGGTGTTGGTGAGTTGATCGAAATTGCTGTTGAACGTGGCCGCAAAACCCGAAGTGATATCAAGCTTGGCATCTGCGGTGAGCATGGTGGTGATCCGGACTCCATTGCCTTTTGCCAGGAGGTCGGCCTTGATTACGTCTCCTGTTCGCCGTATCGCGTTCCGGTCGCAAGACTGGCGGCAGCGCAGGCGGCTCTCAAGAGTCGGTCGTAAGCTGTTCGTATCTGCGGTTAAGGCACTGTGTCGAACGCGTTCGTATAAACACCGATCGCGCGGTTGAGATATTGACCCCCTTCACTCAATTCGAGCACGAGCGCCGCGAAATCTGCATAACCGAGAATGCTCGACGGGTTTGGCGTGGGAACGCCGTCTGAGATCAAGAGATTGTTCTTCTTGGGGTGATCGCGAAACCCGCGCGGGCGCAAGATCACGTATTCCAGATCGCTGTTGGAAACGATCCGTTCCATGCGCTGCATGTCTAGGTATAAGCCGCGCTTTTGCCAGACAAAGTTCTCAGAAAAACCCTCCGTGGTTGGCTTTTCATCGGGAATCATCTCGACGCCGCCAGAACTGGTGACAATAAGCCGTTCATTTCCTTTGCGGCGCATGGCGGTAATAATTGCAGCCGTGCCGACCGAGTAGAGATCGACAGACGTCACTTCTTTGCCGGGCACGTAGGATGGGCCAACCAAAGAAATGACTACTTCATCCCCACGCATCGCGTTGGCAAGGCTGTCGACGTCATAAACATCCCCTTCGACCGCCATAAAGTTAGCATGGTTAATCTCAATGCGCTCCGGGGATCGCGCGAGACCCGTCACGCGTCGCCCCTGGTCTAATGCTTGCAACATGATTTGCGGGGCAGACCTTGCCGTCGCGCCAATAACCAATATCGGTTTGAGGTCTGCGGCAATGGCATCGGTGGTTAAGTTTGCCATGCCAAAGCCCGCACACAGGACCGTGATGAAAAAGCGGATCACATTAACTCTCCGATTGCTCGGGTAGAACCATCCATGAGGATGGCTGTACCTTTACGGTGCCAACTATACTGGTGAGATCACCTTCTGAAGCAGCACGCCAAGTTGCCAGACGTATAAGCGCGAGCCCACGACCATCAGCAGAACTTTTCATTTCACCGGCATCCTTACCATCGACTGTTAGAGGTGAGCCAAGGGGAGGAGCTTTGCCTTGAAATGTCACGGGAAGAAGGCGCTTCTTGATCAAAGCGCGGTAATGGGTTCGAGCGGTTAACTCCTGGCCAATGTAACAGCCCTTTTTGAAATCGACGCCGCCGAGCTCCTCGAAGCCGTTTTCCAACAGCAAGGCTTTTTCCACTTCTAAATCCCTGCTGCCATCAGGCAAGCCGAGCGCTATGCGGTGTGCATCGTAATCGGATTGGCTTGCTAACGTCCACTTCTGGGCTTGCTGCACTTGTGTCAGAGCGTCGTGAGTGCCAATCAAACGCAGGCCAGCATCTGCCAAACGCGGGTCATAATAAATATGCAGACCGTCAAGGTTGAAAGTGCGGCCTGCCTCAGATTCGAGGGGCAGATCAGCACCAGGGGTGTCGCCCCAAACGGCAGCAACGCTCAACGATGTCGCGACCTCCAGTTCGACCTTAGACCGCAAGCGAAACCGCTTAAGCCGCATCATCAGATCGTCCGCCCGGTCCGCCTCGCAGTCCAGATAGAGTCCGTTTGGTTGATGAACCATCATGAACTCGTGCAGAAATTTACCCTGGGGTGTCAGAAAGGCGGACCAGATGGAGTGAGCCGCTGTCACCTTCTCGACATCGTTCGACACCAGTCCCTGCAAGAAAGAGACTGCATCCTCACCATTTACAACAAGAATTGCGCGGCCTTCAAGGCGGGTATAATGCGGTTGTGACATAGGTGACGGATGCTTTCAGACTGTCTTTAAAGGAAGTACTGAATTTAAGTCTTTGATATCATAGAACAAGACTCCGCACAGATTTGTGCTGTTTGTTGGAATTTTTTGACTGAGACAGGTATAACCCGCAGCATGAATATAGTGATGTTTGATGATTCCGTGCCGTTCGACGGCTTCACCGCAGCGACTAAGCCGCTCGGAGGGGCCGAGAAGGCTTTTGCGGCGCTGGCTGGGGCTTTGGCAAAAGCTGGGCACACGGTCACCGTTATCAACCGCTGCAAGCATGCCTTGATGGCTGAGGGTGCCCGCTGGCGGCCCTGGGATGCGAACCGTCCTGCTGAGGCAGATGTTCTGATCGCGTTGAAGACGCCAGAGCTCTTGGGTGGTGTGCGGCGGGTGGATTCCCGCGTGCTGTTGGTCCCTGGAGACCCAAAATATCTTGGAACCGCGCAAAACGCTGAACTGCTGGCCTCTTATGCGCCGCGTTTACTGTTCCTCACGGAGCGTCAGGCTGAGATGTATGGTGGCAGACTGTCTGCGGTCATCGCCCCACCTGGTGTGAACAAAGCTTTTTTCCCCGAGAAAAAAGAAATTGATTTGTACTCCGACGCCAATCATCCCGCGATTCCGCCCGATGAACCGGAGAAGCCGGAAGAAGACGTGCAGCCTGAGTTGCCGCCACCTCATGCGGTCGTGACCACACATCCGTTGCACGGGTTATCGCGTGTTCTTGAGTTATGGCGGGATAAAATCAATCCAGCCAATGCGAACGCGTCTCTGACGGTCTACTCCGCTGTCCTCGCTAAAGGTATGGTCGGTGAGGAAGTGCCCGATGTGATCGCGCCCGTGTTAGAATTGGTGAAATCCTGTGCTGACGCGAATGTTGGCGTCTCGGCACCAAAGGGAGACCGGGCGATGGCTGAAGCCTACCGTCAATCCCGCGTGCACCTGTATCCCGGACATCCCCGTGACTTTGCCTGCTGGACACTGCGCGACAGCCAAGCTTCGGGCCTACCTGCCGTCGCGTTTAACAAAGGTGGCGTTGAAGATGTGATCGACAATGGAAAAACCGGCTTCATCGTTCCAGATGATGATGCCTTTGCCAATGTTGCGCTCCAACTTCTAAATGATGATGCTGTTTATCAGTCTTTTAGTGAAGCGGCATCCGCAGTTGAACGCCGCAAGACCTGGGCGGCGACAGCAGATATCGTCACCCAACTTTGGTTGTAGGCTCAGGTCAATCTGCCATGCGCATCCTGTTTATAACGGCGACACGCATTGGTGATGCCGTTATTTCGACAGGTTTGCTTGACCACCTGGTTCAGACATACCCAAACGCGAAGTTAACAATTGCTTGTGGCCCTTTGGCGGCCAGCCTTTTTGCAGATGTTCCCAACTTGGAGCGAGTCATCGTTCTGGCCAAGAAACCCTACGGACAACATTGGTTCAGTCTGTGGCAAGAGGTTCGAAAAGTGAAATGGGATGTGGTCGTTGATCTGCGCCGGTCTCTGATTCCGTATCTTGTGCATACGCGCCAGCGGTATAGGCTAGGTCCAGATGATGATCGCTCGCATCGTGTTCAACTGCTGAGCGGCCTGTTCGGTTTATCTCCGCCCGCTGATCCCAAAATATGGTTGAGCGATCACCATAAGACCGGAGCGTTGGACATTCTGGGCGGTGACGAACCTTACATTGCGCTATGCCCTATTGCTGCACGGCCAGAAAAAACCTGGTCTTCCGAGAATTTCACGGCTTTGGCGCGGACAATCCTCGCAGAAGAAGGTTGGTTTGCAGACAACAAGATTCTGCTTGTTGGTGCAGAAGCGGATCGCTCAATTTTGACTCAGATGGCACAGGCGCTTCCACAGGAAAGATGCGGGCTGTTAATTGGATGCTCTGACCTGTTGACCGTCGCCGCCGTGCTGGCCAAGTGTCAGTTCACAATTGCGAATGACTCAGGCTTAGCGCATTTATCAGCCGCCGTTGGATCCCCCACAGTAGCGTTGTTCGGGCCGACACGTGCTGATTTATATCGTCCCTGGGGGGCACGCGTAACCGTTGTGCAGGCCCCGAATATCTCAAACGGTCGTGCCATGTCAGATATTTCAGTTGGTGAGGTTTTGGACGCCTGTCACGCTGTTGTGACGTGAGGCACTCACCAGATTTTGGCGTCAGCCACTTAAGCCTGCTATAAGATGCGTTCTGGCATAGTGAGCGCGTTTGAGTTCTGAGGGCAGAGGCTGCTCGCTGAGGTGCTAGAAGGGGGGAAGTTGGGCGCACATCCGATGAAGATACTGCATGCCATATCCAGCAGTGACGACGGCGCTGTCCAACGCGCTTTTGAGCAGACAGTCACGGCATTGGCGCGCACTGATCATGCGCAACGCGTTGTGATACCCAAAGATGAACGGCTTGCAATGCGATTGCGATCTGTAGGGCTTGAGTCCTTGGAATTGCCTTTTCGGGCACGGTTCGATTTTTCCAGTAAGAGACGATTGAACAACGAGATTTCAGCATTTGATGCGGATTTAGTGCTGAGTTGGACCCCTGAGGTCTCCAACGATGTTACGCCAGCACATGGTGGGCGTGGACAGGCGAAACACCTTGGTGTTGTTGGCGAAGCTTTCGCATCTTCGCAATATGAGTCTTGTGATCACCTCCTTACTTTCAGCCAACAGCGCGTCGATCGCGTTATTTCGGCAGGTTGGCCACCTGAAAAAGTCACTAAGCTCCCTCCAATTATCGTCTCTGATGGGATTAAACCCCATGACAGGAAAATGTTTTTTACACCTGCTACAGCAAAGTTGGTGGTTGTGGTTGGCAATCTAACAACGGGACAAGGCTTTCAGATGTTAATGGAAGCTATTGGCCGGATTTCTGGCATCTATGTATGGATCGTTGGTGAGGGGCCAGATAAAAAGAAATTAGATGATCAGGCTCTTGAAATTGGCATTAAACCACGGACCCGGTTTTTGGGCGCGCAGAGCGACATCATGCCACTTATTGCGGCTGCCGATATTGTGATCTCTCCCGCAACTAAAGATGATGTTGGTGAGCAAGTGCTTCGCGCCTGGGGGTGCGGAAAGGCCGTTATTGCCGCAGATGCCATCGGGCCGGGGTTGCTCGTGCGCCATCGTGAGACGGGTGTTCTGGTGCCTGTTGAGGATGCACGCAGCTTGGCCGAAGCCATCAAATGGGTAAATCAAGATTCTGATTTTTCAAGTCGTATTGCCGTTGCTGGAGCCGAGGAGTTTGCTAAATCTCATAGTGAAGCTGTGGTTATTCCAAAGTACGAGGCTCTTTTTCAAACCATTGTAACCAGTCGCGCAGATCCCGCGCCATCTGATCAGTAAGTCGACAAAAAGAGTATGTGTGGTATTGCCGGGGGCATGACAACGAATGGCGCGGTGCCTTTGGATTCCGTGCTCACGTCTTTGCAGACATCCTTACGACATCGCGGCCCAGATGGTTCTGGACGTCATACTGCTGATGCGGTCGGTCTGGTTCACACGCGACTTGCGATCATTGATCCGGCCCATGGGGCCCAGCCATTCGTGTCAGAGCAAGGTGTTGCGGTCATCGCGAACGGCGAAATCTACAACGACCTAGAAATCCGCCAAACACTTGCATCACAGACTTATCGGACACAAAGCGACAATGAATCTATTTTGCACGCTTACTTAAGTGAGGGGGTGGCGTATACGAGCTTGCTGCGGGGTATGTTTGCGGTTGCAGTGTATGACCCAAGATCAAGAACGTTGATTTTGTCGCGTGATCCATTTGGAATTAAACCGCTCTATTATACGGAAACCTCCACCGGATTCTGGTTTGCGTCTGAAGCACAAGCGCTTGTGAAAGCAGGGCTATTAGCAGCGACCGAAAACACAACCGCACGGGATGAATTGCTCGCACTGCAGTTTAGTAATGGCGACGAAACAGCTTTGGCCGGTATTCGGCGCGTTCCGCCCGGGACCACACTGCTCGTCCGAAACGGAAAAATTCTAGATCGGATCCAGATTGATGCGATTGCTCGTCAGGCTGAGGCAAGCGGTGACGCCGCATCTGAGTTTGAGGCGTTATTGTTTGATTCCGTTCGCGTTCATCTTCGGTCTGACGTTCCCTATGGCATCTTCCTCTCTGGTGGGCTCGATTCGGCAGCCGTTCTGACAGCTATGGCTGAATTCGAAGAGCAACCGGTGATCGCCTATACAGCTGGTTTTGCGAACTCCAGTGTCCATGATGAGCGCACACAGGCGGCCTTGGTTGCGGCAGCGACAGGCGCAGACCACAGGCCCATAGAAATTTCCGAAAGCGACTTTTGGAACACACTGCCGGCCATTGCTGCTTGTCTGGATGATCCGGTGGCCGATTATGCGGCCATTCCAACTTATCATTTAGCCAGAGCGGCCTCTCAAGATGTGAAAGTGGTTCTGACCGGCGAGGGGGGTGATGAAGTCCTTGGGGGGTATGGCCGCTATCGTAGCGGTCAGCGCCCTTGGCCGTTTCGGAAAGCGCCCTGGGCCCGACATGCGCTTGCGCGCGTCAACGTTTTGCGATCGTCGAGTAAAACGTGGCGTAGCGCAATTGTGGCACAGGAAAAAGACATTGAGGCGCAGCTCTGGTCGCGTTTGCAGAAGCTGCAGGGATTAGACATCGCGACGTGGTTGCCGAATGATCTCCTGACGAAAGTTGATAGGTGCCTCATGGCCCATGGCGTTGAGGGGCGCGTTCCGTTTTTAGACCGCTCATTCGCCTCTTTTGCTTTTCATCTGAAAGACAGCGAGAAAATTTCAGGCCGCCTTGGTAAAAATATTCTCAGACAATGGTTGGCGGAAAAGATGCCGGTCTCACAACCCTTTGCGCGCAAAAGAGGTTTCTCCGTACCTGTCGGCGCGTGGATTCAGTCCCACGGGAAAGTGTTGGGGCCCTTGGTTGCGAATCAGCCCGGAGTCGTCCGCATTTGTGAGCCATCCCGCGTAACTGACTTGTTTAAGTCGATAAACACCCGCACCGCCTTCTCAGCCTGGGTGCTGTTGTTTTATGCGCTTTGGCATCAATGTCATATTTTAGGCATTGGCCACGCTGGTTCAGTCGCCGAGGTGTTGGCGGAGAGCTGAAACCTATTCATGTTGTCAGGCAGGGCAATGGAGTGAGGGGGCAACCATAATCGCCTTGCAGACTATATTTATAGGAATCCCTTACGTCATATCAGTCCACGAGGTTAGCGAACCTACAGCTCTCATCCGCAGGATTGTGACTCATGACTTGATCATAAAAGTACCCGGCCTTCTCAATCATTGGATTAATATCCATCCCCAGAATGAGTTCCTGATTGGCCAGTTCGAGCGTCGCCTCAGCGTAGGCATTTGTATAATCAGTTCTTGAAGTGTAGCGCTCTGTTATTGCCGGACGCGGATCGCCTGTCGCATTGCGCTCTGTGACGGTGCGGGAAAAGGGAATAAAGCTGCCTGACCAGCGTGCCAGTCTGTTCGGTGCTCCGGTATCTGCAGTTTGTGGATTCCAGCCTGTGTGGGCCCCTAAAGGAACCTCAATATCAGGCAGACGAATGCCAGCGATGTCCAGGCCATCTTCATTTGAGGCGGGCACGCGGGTTTCATAGGGTTTCCCATGAAGAGGCGGAACATTGTCTGCGATACCTTCGCTCGCAAATCTGGGTCCATGATCGAGGCGAGGCGGTAACAATTGATATTTTGGCGTTCGCATAAAGGCGGCATCGGGAAACCCAGTGCGATATTGATCAGTCGTCACAAGGCTTCCATCAGCGATTTTCGGATATTGGCTTGGTGGAGGCGCACGGTCTACCGTGATCCAAGCGTCGATATGCGATAGCAGCGCCCGCAGTACAGGACGGTGATCGAGTGGGCTACGACAGTGAACAAGAGCGCCGCGTTTATCGGACGTGCCAATCGCGTGCTGGCCTCCAGCAATCATATAAAGCCTGACACTTGGGTCTGGAGTAATATCTGTGCTGCCAAGCGTGTCCGTGTGCACAAGCGAGGCAGATCTGGCCCAGTATTCTGAGGCCGTGTTGATGATAAATATTCTTGGCACCGCGTTTAATCTGCGGGCTTCATCTAACAGGCTGCTTTGTTCATTGGTGACCGTATCGACCTGTTCGACGGTTGAAAATGGAAAAAAGTCTGTCGGAAAGTCTAAGTCTTGGTCCGGGCTAAAATGTCGAGAGGTTTGGGCAAACCGGAAGTTGAAACTGCCTTTTCCAGCGCCAGCGCCGTCGATCAGCAGTCCGTCGAATACGGAACGACCTTGCTCATCCACATGCAGACCTTCCCACAAGAGCGTGTTCAACAATCGGCCAGATTGCGAGTGGCCATAGGCCACGGTGGCTTGTGGCAACCCCCCACCTTGCGATGTCAGTGGGTTTGCATTGCCATAGGAGTCTCCCGTCTCATAACTGAAAAAAGAGACGGCATCGCGCAAGGCGGACAGCCCCAAGCCAACGATGGGCGGGTTCTGGGAGCCGTATGCCAATCTGTACACTTTTCCCGGAACAAATCCTGTGTCCAACGTGACCCAATTGGGGTCTCTTAGGAGTGGAGACGCAGAGTCCTCCTCCAGAGGAAGGCCGAATTGCCATCTTTGACGCGGAATGGTTTCGTAGGTTCCGCTTTGTGGACCACGAACCGACAACTGAGCGGCCTGAGGATTCCAGACCGTTGGTGTGTAGCCTAAAGCGCCGAGTCCGATATGCTTCAGGCTTTTTGATGATTCTGTCGGTGCCATTTCGCTGATAACCTGCCCGGTAATAACAGTGCCGTCAGGCTGCGTTGCGACCGGCAGGTCGATGGTCAGTGTGTTTGGGCGCCTCACCACATCCCAATTCCAAGCGGTCCAAAGAACCGCATAACCTTGTTCCATCAGGAAGCCGTTCCCTAAATCCGCTGCACTGCGTGCAGCTGTCCGCCCAGTGGCATTGTTAAATCGGTTGAGCGCCACCATATTGCCGCGATTGGTCACGTCATAAAGAAGACGGCCATTGCCCCGCTCTGGGTCAAGCGGCATCAATAAAACGAAGTCACCGCTATATGTCACAAGGCCCCGGGCATCTGTTGGCGCAAACTCAAGATCATGAATGGACGCATTAAAGTCTGATTGAGGATCGATCGCATAATGAAGACGGCCAGCGATTCTGACATACGGCCCCACACGGCCATAATTCTGACCATCAGAGACAAGCATGCGGTCCAGAATTTCTATGCGTTCAACTGCGGCATAGGCACTAGATATGCCCAGACTGACGCATATACTTAAAAAACTGCCGATCAGGCATGACAACTGACGTGGGCGGTTCACATAAAACTCCTAAAAACTGCCGAGATGGCTGACTTGCTTTATAGTGAACCTCAAGGATTCGTCCAGACCGTAAAAATTGAAGGTGATTATGATTGATTTATACAGCGTGCCGACAGCAAACGGCCAGCGGGTACACATTATGCTCGAAGAAACGGGGTTGCCGTATACCGCGCATCTGGTCGATCTCGTCGGCGGGCAGCACCTAAAGCCAGATTTTATAAAAATGAATCCTTTTGGGCGCGCACCTGTCTTAGTCGACCATGATGGTCCCAAAAATGAAGAAATCACGGTCTTCGAGGGGCACGGTATGCTGTTTTATCTGGCCGAAAAATCCGGTCAGTTTTACCCAAAGAACCTAGCGGTGAGAGCCGAAATCCACACCTGGATGAGCGCTATTTCATCCAATCTTAGCCCAGCATTTGCAGCGCAATTCTGGTTTACGACAATCGCACCTGAGCCGAGCCGGGTGGCGCTTGATCGCGCCATATCAGAAGCGCAC
This region includes:
- a CDS encoding alpha/beta hydrolase domain-containing protein, translated to MNRPRQLSCLIGSFLSICVSLGISSAYAAVERIEILDRMLVSDGQNYGRVGPYVRIAGRLHYAIDPQSDFNASIHDLEFAPTDARGLVTYSGDFVLLMPLDPERGNGRLLYDVTNRGNMVALNRFNNATGRTAARSAADLGNGFLMEQGYAVLWTAWNWDVVRRPNTLTIDLPVATQPDGTVITGQVISEMAPTESSKSLKHIGLGALGYTPTVWNPQAAQLSVRGPQSGTYETIPRQRWQFGLPLEEDSASPLLRDPNWVTLDTGFVPGKVYRLAYGSQNPPIVGLGLSALRDAVSFFSYETGDSYGNANPLTSQGGGLPQATVAYGHSQSGRLLNTLLWEGLHVDEQGRSVFDGLLIDGAGAGKGSFNFRFAQTSRHFSPDQDLDFPTDFFPFSTVEQVDTVTNEQSSLLDEARRLNAVPRIFIINTASEYWARSASLVHTDTLGSTDITPDPSVRLYMIAGGQHAIGTSDKRGALVHCRSPLDHRPVLRALLSHIDAWITVDRAPPPSQYPKIADGSLVTTDQYRTGFPDAAFMRTPKYQLLPPRLDHGPRFASEGIADNVPPLHGKPYETRVPASNEDGLDIAGIRLPDIEVPLGAHTGWNPQTADTGAPNRLARWSGSFIPFSRTVTERNATGDPRPAITERYTSRTDYTNAYAEATLELANQELILGMDINPMIEKAGYFYDQVMSHNPADESCRFANLVD
- a CDS encoding glutathione binding-like protein, with the translated sequence MIDLYSVPTANGQRVHIMLEETGLPYTAHLVDLVGGQHLKPDFIKMNPFGRAPVLVDHDGPKNEEITVFEGHGMLFYLAEKSGQFYPKNLAVRAEIHTWMSAISSNLSPAFAAQFWFTTIAPEPSRVALDRAISEAHRGLSAIESHLKGREFMVGEEYTIADIHTYPVAATSASRLEGGLKKYPEIARWMEAISQRDGVARGMRILT